The proteins below come from a single Isoptericola dokdonensis DS-3 genomic window:
- a CDS encoding 2'-5' RNA ligase family protein, with amino-acid sequence MNLPPRGPDQARIGVAIAIPAPYAGQLQEARSRVGDPLADAIPPHITVIGPTVVDQSVLPAVAEHLEKVAAETAPFRVHLRGTATFRPVSPVVFVALVEGIAECELVEQLARSGVLAQELRFSYHPHVTVAHEVSEDALDEAFAAMSDFEAVFDVTELWQYEHGDDGVWRPQRSFPLTAAAAPSA; translated from the coding sequence GTGAACCTGCCTCCGCGCGGGCCCGACCAGGCACGGATCGGGGTGGCGATCGCGATCCCCGCACCGTACGCCGGGCAGCTCCAGGAGGCTCGGTCGCGCGTCGGTGACCCCCTCGCCGACGCCATCCCGCCGCACATCACCGTGATCGGGCCGACCGTCGTCGATCAGTCCGTGCTGCCGGCGGTCGCCGAGCACCTGGAGAAGGTCGCCGCGGAGACGGCCCCCTTCCGGGTCCACCTGCGCGGCACCGCCACGTTCCGGCCCGTCTCGCCCGTCGTCTTCGTCGCGCTCGTCGAGGGCATCGCCGAGTGCGAGCTGGTCGAGCAGCTGGCCCGCTCCGGCGTGCTCGCCCAGGAGCTGCGGTTCAGCTACCACCCGCACGTGACCGTCGCGCACGAGGTCTCCGAGGACGCCCTCGACGAGGCCTTCGCCGCGATGAGCGACTTCGAGGCGGTCTTCGACGTCACCGAGCTGTGGCAGTACGAGCACGGCGACGACGGCGTGTGGCGCCCGCAGCGGTCGTTCCCGCTCACCGCCGCCGCGGCACCGTCCGCCTGA
- the trpS gene encoding tryptophan--tRNA ligase, which translates to MSDVTAPGTHAARRPRILSGMQPTDSSLHLGNYLGALTQWVALQDDHEALYCVVDLHALTVNPDPEALRQRTRATAAQYLAGGVDPARSALFVQSHVPEHTEVAWLLACQTGFGEASRMTQFKDKSAKQGTEGTTVGLFTYPVLMAADILVYDAALVPVGEDQRQHLELTRDLAERLNTRFGAGTAVVPDAHIVSATAKIQDLQNPTAKMSKSNAGGKGVIWLLEDPKKAAKAVKSAVTDADESYAVFFDREKKPGISNLLTIFSAVTGRDVDAIAAEYDGRGYGYLKVDLADAVVAFLEPFQERAGTYLSDPAQLDKVLDDGAARAREIAGGVRDRMFDRFGLLPRGAR; encoded by the coding sequence ATGTCCGACGTCACCGCACCGGGCACGCACGCCGCGCGCCGTCCTCGCATCCTGTCCGGGATGCAGCCCACCGACTCGTCCCTCCACCTGGGCAACTACCTGGGTGCGCTCACCCAGTGGGTCGCCCTCCAGGACGACCACGAGGCGCTGTACTGCGTGGTGGACCTGCACGCCCTCACGGTGAACCCGGACCCCGAGGCGCTGCGTCAGCGGACCCGCGCGACCGCCGCGCAGTACCTCGCCGGCGGTGTCGACCCGGCGCGGTCCGCGCTGTTCGTCCAGTCGCACGTGCCCGAGCACACCGAGGTCGCGTGGCTGCTCGCCTGCCAGACCGGGTTCGGCGAGGCCAGCCGCATGACGCAGTTCAAGGACAAGTCCGCCAAGCAGGGCACCGAGGGCACCACCGTCGGCCTCTTCACCTACCCGGTGCTCATGGCCGCCGACATCCTCGTGTACGACGCCGCCCTGGTGCCCGTCGGCGAGGACCAGCGCCAGCACCTCGAGCTCACGCGCGACCTCGCCGAGCGGCTCAACACCCGGTTCGGCGCCGGCACCGCCGTCGTCCCCGACGCCCACATCGTCTCGGCGACCGCGAAGATCCAGGACCTCCAGAACCCCACCGCGAAGATGTCGAAGTCGAACGCGGGCGGCAAGGGCGTCATCTGGCTGCTGGAGGACCCGAAGAAGGCCGCCAAGGCGGTGAAGTCCGCCGTCACCGACGCCGACGAGTCGTACGCGGTGTTCTTCGACCGGGAGAAGAAGCCCGGCATCTCGAACCTGCTGACGATCTTCTCCGCCGTCACCGGCCGCGACGTCGACGCCATCGCCGCCGAGTACGACGGTCGCGGCTACGGCTACCTCAAGGTCGACCTCGCCGACGCCGTCGTCGCGTTCCTCGAGCCGTTCCAGGAGCGTGCCGGGACGTACCTGTCCGACCCGGCCCAGCTCGACAAGGTCCTCGACGACGGCGCTGCTCGCGCCCGCGAGATCGCCGGCGGCGTCCGCGACCGGATGTTCGACCGGTTCGGCCTGCTGCCGCGGGGCGCCCGGTGA
- a CDS encoding twin-arginine translocase TatA/TatE family subunit — MLGINGGELVVIIVLALVLIGPERLPRYAAQLGALVRRGKSVLQDAKTRVDDELGEDFRDVDWGKLDPRQYDPRRIVKEALLDDEPAARRPAAAAGAGAAAAAATVPVARPAGAPAPFDDEAT; from the coding sequence GTCATCATCGTGCTGGCGCTCGTGCTCATCGGGCCGGAGCGGCTGCCGCGCTACGCGGCGCAGCTCGGCGCGCTCGTCCGCCGGGGCAAGTCCGTGCTCCAGGACGCCAAGACCCGCGTCGACGACGAGCTCGGCGAAGACTTCCGGGACGTCGACTGGGGCAAGCTGGACCCGCGCCAGTACGACCCGCGCCGGATCGTCAAGGAGGCGCTGCTGGACGACGAGCCGGCCGCGCGCCGCCCGGCCGCCGCGGCCGGTGCGGGAGCTGCCGCCGCGGCGGCGACCGTCCCGGTGGCCCGCCCCGCCGGCGCGCCGGCACCCTTCGACGACGAGGCGACGTGA